The Nitrospinota bacterium genome window below encodes:
- a CDS encoding rod shape-determining protein produces the protein MLLDKLYHLVSADLAMDLGTANTLVHVRGRGIALNEPSVVMVSRNSGKLLAIGSEAKAMYGKTPDEYEVIRPMKDGVIADFDSTKKMISYFIKKARPNWFTMRPKIVIGVPSGITQVEKRAVIESAIGAGVRQVHLVEEPMAAAIGTKMPVGESVGNLIVDIGGGTTEVAIISMYATAYSESIRVAGDELDEAMVRHIRQKFHLDIGIFEGERVKIAIGTAFPLEQRLITKVFGRDTRSGLPSSVTISDQDVSEAMEDPVKAIIEATRKAMEKTTPEFAHDISNRGIVLAGGGALIRGLGPRLKNELNVPVYRAKDPLTAICRGAGIVLEQWRTFRRVTIN, from the coding sequence ATGCTGTTAGATAAATTATACCACCTCGTTTCGGCGGACCTTGCCATGGACCTTGGCACCGCCAACACCCTTGTCCATGTGCGGGGGAGGGGGATAGCGCTAAATGAGCCTTCGGTGGTGATGGTGTCCCGCAACAGCGGAAAGCTTTTGGCCATCGGCTCCGAAGCGAAGGCGATGTATGGCAAGACGCCGGACGAATATGAAGTGATCCGCCCTATGAAGGACGGGGTGATCGCCGATTTCGACTCCACGAAAAAGATGATCTCCTATTTCATCAAAAAGGCGCGCCCCAACTGGTTCACCATGAGGCCGAAGATAGTGATAGGCGTCCCTTCCGGCATAACGCAGGTGGAGAAACGGGCGGTGATAGAATCGGCAATCGGGGCGGGGGTGCGGCAGGTGCACCTTGTGGAGGAGCCGATGGCCGCCGCAATCGGGACGAAAATGCCGGTGGGGGAGTCGGTGGGGAACCTAATCGTGGACATCGGGGGGGGGACCACCGAGGTGGCCATAATCTCCATGTACGCCACGGCGTACAGCGAGTCCATCCGCGTGGCCGGAGACGAACTGGACGAGGCGATGGTGCGCCATATCCGCCAGAAATTCCATCTGGACATCGGCATATTCGAAGGGGAGCGTGTGAAGATCGCCATCGGCACGGCCTTCCCCCTGGAGCAGAGGCTGATCACAAAGGTTTTCGGAAGAGACACGCGCTCCGGCCTGCCGTCGTCCGTCACCATTTCAGACCAGGACGTGAGCGAGGCGATGGAAGATCCCGTGAAGGCGATCATCGAGGCCACGCGCAAGGCGATGGAGAAGACCACGCCAGAATTCGCCCATGACATATCAAACCGGGGCATTGTGCTGGCGGGTGGCGGGGCGCTCATACGCGGGCTTGGCCCCAGGCTTAAAAACGAGCTTAACGTCCCGGTCTATCGCGCCAAGGATCCGCTCACGGCCATCTGCCGCGGCGCGGGCATCGTGCTGGAGCAATGGCGGACGTTCAGAAGGGTGACGATAAACTGA
- a CDS encoding GAF domain-containing protein, which yields MPQTLEEELNRLVGLAGNVTDAFTAALFLVDDKRGDTLKLKASQSLSTNIIRDAEFPIGYGLVGWVAKNERPLNASNFKGDTTGLQFYLKDEDIKSFAAAPLFDGDRIIGVLSVDSKASYVFTKKMEKILEEFAAMAASVIVNGRKRIKLGVEAVALDTLNNVIDKLSACEKIQELAQALRLNVPRLIPHDFLALALKSFDDENFYMIHSHEPGSAPTPAVALPLTQYRLGLVIQRGSPIYLPDTAGGAVYPGCGGKWSSMLAAPMVANGQSAGAIGLLARNKAAFRKVDMKSLTILASACASAFTGLYMHNKGKKAVYMDSVTRLMTHRYLIETGGVMKGNGALIIVNLLNFTKVNAQLGHHGGDAVLKETAERLKVTLGGDGAVCRYYGDRFIISLNGYTSAQTTEMIQSIVDAIEMRPYTIGGFDIRVAPVIGVAVCPEDGKEMEELIAKAHHAAEVAKETPGMRVSMYSEKRPEWTFRLKSMER from the coding sequence ATGCCGCAGACACTCGAAGAAGAGTTAAACCGCCTTGTGGGGCTGGCCGGAAACGTCACCGACGCTTTCACAGCCGCCCTTTTCCTGGTGGACGACAAAAGAGGGGACACGCTCAAGCTGAAAGCCAGCCAGTCCCTCTCCACGAATATAATCCGCGACGCGGAGTTTCCCATCGGCTATGGGCTGGTTGGGTGGGTGGCAAAGAACGAACGGCCTCTCAACGCCAGCAACTTCAAGGGGGACACCACCGGGCTCCAGTTCTATTTAAAGGACGAAGACATAAAATCCTTCGCCGCCGCCCCCCTTTTTGACGGGGACAGGATCATCGGCGTGCTTTCGGTGGACAGCAAGGCAAGCTATGTGTTCACCAAAAAGATGGAGAAGATCCTTGAAGAGTTCGCGGCGATGGCCGCCAGCGTGATCGTAAACGGCCGCAAGAGGATAAAGCTTGGGGTGGAGGCGGTGGCGCTGGACACGCTAAACAACGTGATAGACAAGCTTTCGGCTTGCGAGAAGATACAGGAGCTGGCCCAGGCGCTCCGGCTGAACGTTCCCCGGCTTATCCCGCACGATTTTCTGGCGCTGGCCTTAAAATCGTTCGACGATGAAAACTTTTACATGATCCACAGCCATGAGCCGGGCTCCGCGCCGACGCCGGCGGTGGCGCTGCCGTTGACGCAATACAGGCTGGGGCTTGTGATCCAGCGCGGCTCGCCAATATACCTGCCGGACACCGCCGGGGGGGCGGTCTATCCCGGATGCGGGGGCAAATGGAGCTCCATGCTGGCGGCGCCCATGGTGGCAAACGGCCAGAGCGCCGGGGCCATCGGCCTTTTGGCGCGCAACAAGGCGGCGTTCCGGAAGGTGGACATGAAATCGCTGACGATTCTGGCCTCCGCCTGCGCCTCCGCCTTCACCGGGCTGTACATGCACAACAAGGGGAAGAAGGCGGTGTATATGGACTCGGTGACGCGCCTTATGACCCACAGATATCTTATAGAGACCGGCGGGGTGATGAAAGGCAACGGCGCTTTGATTATCGTGAACCTGCTCAACTTCACCAAGGTCAACGCCCAGCTTGGCCACCACGGCGGGGACGCTGTGCTAAAAGAGACCGCAGAACGGCTGAAGGTCACATTGGGGGGGGACGGGGCTGTCTGCCGCTATTACGGCGACAGGTTCATAATCTCCCTCAATGGATACACCAGCGCCCAGACAACGGAAATGATCCAGTCCATCGTGGACGCGATAGAGATGAGACCGTACACAATCGGCGGCTTTGACATACGGGTGGCCCCGGTGATCGGCGTGGCCGTGTGCCCGGAGGACGGCAAGGAGATGGAGGAGCTTATCGCAAAGGCCCACCACGCGGCGGAAGTGGCCAAGGAAACGCCCGGAATGAGGGTGTCCATGTACAGCGAAAAACGCCCGGAATGGACTTTCCGGCTAAAGAGCATGGAAAGGTAG
- a CDS encoding SDR family oxidoreductase: protein MSFLGFSGKKYVVFGVANKKSVAYKIAGIIRAEGGRLVLSVQDEEKRGQVLKLFPDAKVHVCDVSSAQSVKALAQAVRAEGGVVAGIVHSVAFANYSDGLKPFHQVNKDDFMRAMDVSCFSLVTIADAFRDLLDKKGSVVTISISTTRMASENYGYMAPIKAALDSAITFLAKSFSAFSEVRFNAVAPGLLKTSASAGIPGYVDSYLFAEKATLRKRGVETAEAAKVAAFLLSEASSGVNGQKIVVDAGMELNYFDKDIIGAVMGKKGQ, encoded by the coding sequence TTGAGCTTCCTTGGTTTTTCCGGAAAAAAATACGTCGTGTTCGGCGTGGCCAACAAAAAAAGCGTGGCGTACAAAATCGCCGGGATCATCCGCGCCGAGGGGGGGCGGCTGGTCCTTTCGGTGCAGGACGAGGAGAAGCGCGGGCAGGTATTAAAACTATTCCCGGACGCCAAAGTCCACGTGTGCGACGTATCCTCGGCCCAATCGGTGAAGGCTCTTGCCCAAGCGGTGCGCGCCGAGGGGGGCGTTGTGGCCGGCATAGTCCATTCCGTCGCCTTCGCCAACTATTCGGACGGGCTAAAACCTTTCCACCAGGTGAACAAAGACGATTTCATGCGGGCGATGGACGTGTCCTGCTTCTCCCTTGTCACCATAGCGGACGCATTCCGGGACTTGCTGGACAAGAAGGGCTCCGTGGTGACGATATCCATATCCACAACGCGGATGGCCTCCGAAAACTATGGATACATGGCGCCGATCAAGGCCGCGCTCGATTCGGCGATAACTTTCCTGGCCAAGAGTTTTTCGGCGTTTTCGGAGGTGCGGTTCAACGCCGTGGCGCCGGGCCTTTTGAAAACGTCCGCTTCCGCCGGGATACCGGGATATGTGGACTCATACCTTTTCGCCGAAAAGGCCACACTGCGCAAAAGGGGTGTGGAGACGGCGGAGGCGGCGAAGGTGGCCGCGTTCCTGCTTAGCGAAGCCTCAAGCGGAGTCAACGGGCAGAAGATCGTGGTGGACGCCGGGATGGAGCTTAATTATTTCGACAAGGATATAATCGGCGCGGTGATGGGCAAGAAGGGCCAATAA
- a CDS encoding hydrogenase — protein sequence MTLETFDVLEPHILNIVFMSLLITNLYLLGSSRIGALIWTAGAQGALLAVLPLFPQVGEFSAHAILIAIGSGLIKGALIPWLLMFALKDAGVRRDVEPYVGFSLSLVIGVAFTAVSFWFASKIAVGGQTAASPFVSVAISMALCGMYLIASRKKALTQIIGYLTLENGVYVFGVSLASKLPFVVEMGIFLDIFVLVFVAGIVVFKINSTFDKIESAVARTGKEGV from the coding sequence ATGACGCTGGAGACATTTGACGTCCTTGAACCGCATATCCTGAACATCGTGTTCATGTCGCTATTGATCACGAACCTGTACCTTTTGGGTTCCAGCAGGATCGGCGCGCTGATATGGACCGCCGGGGCGCAGGGGGCGCTGCTGGCGGTGTTGCCCCTATTCCCGCAGGTGGGTGAATTTTCCGCCCACGCCATACTCATCGCGATAGGCAGCGGGCTTATCAAGGGTGCGCTTATCCCGTGGCTGCTTATGTTCGCGCTGAAAGACGCGGGCGTGCGCAGGGACGTGGAGCCATACGTCGGCTTCTCCCTTTCGCTGGTGATAGGCGTGGCGTTCACCGCGGTCTCGTTCTGGTTCGCCTCGAAGATCGCGGTCGGCGGACAGACGGCCGCGTCGCCTTTCGTATCCGTGGCGATTTCCATGGCGCTGTGCGGGATGTACCTTATCGCCAGCCGCAAAAAGGCGCTCACCCAGATCATCGGCTACCTGACGCTGGAGAACGGTGTCTATGTTTTCGGCGTGTCGCTGGCCTCAAAACTCCCCTTCGTGGTGGAGATGGGGATATTCCTGGACATATTCGTGCTGGTGTTCGTGGCCGGTATCGTGGTGTTCAAGATAAACAGCACATTTGACAAGATAGAAAGCGCGGTGGCCCGCACAGGAAAGGAGGGGGTGTGA
- a CDS encoding NADH-quinone oxidoreductase subunit H: MNAFNPASLAYPVIALAVSPFLLGLINRTKAVWAGRRGQPLLQAYYDIEKLFGKGAVYSKTTTWVFRAGPIASLGCMVTASFLVPFGGNPAALAFEGDIILFAYIMGLARFFTVAAALDTGSAFEGMGASREVFFAVITEVVFFLGLAALVIQTGSVSLSGVLKAEGALGWASTSLVAAALFVVILAENCRIPVDDPNTHLELTMIHEVMVLDHSGPDFAFIQAAQSVKLWLTCSILAQALIPVMHGGVLSSIYMVNVVLALCIAIGTVESTMARLRLINVPQLIVGAGALCALGLILLFR; this comes from the coding sequence ATGAACGCATTCAATCCAGCTTCGCTTGCCTATCCTGTGATCGCCCTGGCGGTATCCCCATTTTTGCTTGGGCTGATAAACAGGACGAAGGCTGTGTGGGCCGGGCGGCGGGGCCAGCCGCTGCTTCAGGCGTATTACGACATCGAAAAACTTTTCGGCAAAGGGGCTGTGTACAGCAAGACCACAACGTGGGTCTTCCGAGCCGGGCCCATCGCAAGCCTGGGATGCATGGTGACGGCGTCGTTCCTCGTCCCCTTCGGCGGGAATCCGGCGGCGCTGGCCTTCGAGGGGGACATCATACTGTTCGCATACATCATGGGGCTGGCGCGGTTTTTCACGGTGGCCGCCGCGCTGGACACTGGCTCTGCTTTCGAGGGTATGGGGGCCAGCCGGGAGGTGTTCTTCGCGGTGATAACGGAGGTGGTGTTCTTCCTGGGCCTTGCGGCGCTTGTGATCCAGACCGGCTCTGTGTCCCTTTCCGGCGTGTTGAAGGCGGAGGGAGCCCTTGGATGGGCATCCACTTCGCTTGTGGCGGCGGCGCTGTTCGTGGTGATACTGGCGGAGAACTGCCGCATACCGGTGGACGATCCAAACACCCATCTTGAACTGACCATGATCCACGAGGTGATGGTGCTCGACCACAGCGGGCCGGACTTCGCGTTCATACAGGCGGCGCAGTCCGTGAAACTCTGGCTCACCTGCTCGATATTGGCCCAGGCGCTCATTCCGGTGATGCACGGAGGCGTCCTGTCCTCCATATACATGGTGAACGTTGTGTTAGCGCTGTGCATCGCCATTGGGACTGTGGAGTCCACCATGGCCAGACTCCGGCTTATAAACGTTCCGCAGCTTATCGTAGGCGCCGGGGCTCTTTGCGCCCTGGGGCTGATTTTGCTTTTCAGGTGA
- a CDS encoding oxidoreductase: MTLFFISLAVIVGGALAALAASANNRIANFIGSAGCAAGCALGLYAAVDALFSGEAPSFHAPWSVPYGSLSFSMDPLSAFFLIPLFGLCMAAAVYGAGYMAHHADRRLGPPWFFYNILVAAMAIVVTAGNGVLFLVAWEVMSISSFILVMFDHSQASTRRAGLIYIVAAHLGVAFLFAMFILLGGEAGSLDFDTFKGAASPAAAGVIFTLALIGFGSKAGFMPFHVWLPEAHPAAPSHVSAVMSGVMIKMGVYGLLRVIYFLDQPQWWWGAALIFIGVVSGVMGAMLALGENDMKRLLAYSSVENMGIIAAAMGLGTLGMATHTHTVAALGFGGALYHVINHSVFKGLLFMGAGTVLANTHTQNISLLGGIMKKAPLTGLFFAVGSVAICGLPPLNGFMGELLVYMAAFTGIKEVSNKILMAGGVVTLAGLAMIGGLAVAVFTKAFGMAFLGEARSEKAAMAHDPGRLMTWPMGALAAMTLVLGLGAPLTPHLLAAPAGLVAGFDPSHVKEAFDSMALPLYGAAIVSAALALFLFIAWAVRQSALKGKQIRRAVTWDCGYAAPKATMQYTPSSFAQPFTGYFRAILRPVSKLEIPDGYFPAKGSFTGWIVDVCDKYVFAGLFSAVGWTIAKLQKVKTFRANVYIFYTTGAIIALFAITFGFTR; the protein is encoded by the coding sequence GTGACTTTATTTTTCATATCGTTGGCTGTCATTGTTGGCGGCGCCCTGGCCGCACTGGCCGCAAGCGCCAATAACAGGATCGCCAATTTCATAGGCTCCGCAGGTTGCGCGGCGGGGTGCGCCTTGGGGCTGTACGCGGCGGTGGACGCCCTGTTTTCAGGCGAGGCTCCATCATTTCACGCCCCCTGGAGCGTGCCTTACGGCTCTTTGAGCTTTTCGATGGACCCGCTCTCCGCTTTCTTCCTTATTCCCCTTTTCGGCCTTTGCATGGCGGCGGCGGTGTATGGCGCAGGGTACATGGCCCACCATGCGGACAGGCGCCTCGGCCCTCCATGGTTCTTCTATAACATCCTTGTGGCCGCCATGGCCATAGTGGTCACCGCCGGAAACGGCGTTCTGTTCCTTGTGGCGTGGGAGGTGATGTCCATATCGTCGTTCATACTGGTGATGTTCGACCATTCGCAGGCCTCCACCCGGCGCGCGGGGCTTATATACATTGTCGCCGCCCACCTTGGCGTGGCGTTCCTTTTCGCCATGTTCATACTGCTCGGCGGCGAGGCGGGCTCGCTGGACTTTGACACCTTCAAAGGGGCTGCAAGCCCGGCGGCGGCTGGAGTGATTTTCACGCTTGCGCTGATAGGATTCGGCTCCAAGGCGGGATTCATGCCGTTCCACGTGTGGCTGCCGGAGGCGCATCCGGCGGCCCCCAGCCATGTTTCCGCCGTGATGAGCGGCGTGATGATAAAAATGGGGGTGTACGGCCTGCTGCGCGTGATCTATTTCCTGGACCAGCCGCAATGGTGGTGGGGCGCCGCGCTGATATTCATCGGCGTCGTATCCGGGGTGATGGGGGCCATGCTGGCCCTGGGCGAGAACGATATGAAGAGGCTCCTGGCCTATTCGAGCGTGGAGAACATGGGGATCATCGCCGCCGCCATGGGGCTTGGGACGCTGGGCATGGCGACGCATACGCACACAGTCGCCGCGCTGGGATTTGGCGGGGCGTTGTATCACGTGATAAACCATTCGGTGTTCAAGGGGCTTTTGTTCATGGGCGCCGGGACTGTCCTCGCCAATACGCACACTCAAAACATTTCGCTGCTCGGCGGGATAATGAAAAAAGCTCCGCTGACAGGCCTGTTTTTCGCCGTCGGCTCCGTGGCCATATGCGGGTTGCCCCCGTTGAACGGTTTCATGGGCGAACTGCTGGTGTATATGGCGGCGTTCACCGGGATCAAAGAGGTGTCCAACAAGATACTAATGGCGGGAGGGGTGGTGACGCTGGCGGGGCTGGCGATGATCGGGGGCCTTGCGGTGGCGGTGTTCACGAAGGCGTTCGGGATGGCGTTTCTGGGCGAGGCGCGGTCGGAAAAAGCGGCCATGGCGCATGATCCGGGACGGCTGATGACATGGCCGATGGGCGCTCTTGCGGCGATGACGCTGGTTTTAGGATTGGGAGCGCCTTTGACGCCTCACCTGCTGGCCGCTCCGGCTGGATTGGTGGCCGGATTCGATCCTTCACATGTCAAAGAAGCGTTCGATTCGATGGCCCTTCCGCTGTATGGCGCGGCGATAGTGTCCGCGGCGCTGGCGCTATTCTTATTCATTGCGTGGGCTGTCCGCCAGTCGGCGCTCAAAGGGAAACAGATCAGGCGCGCCGTCACATGGGACTGCGGATACGCCGCCCCCAAGGCCACGATGCAGTACACGCCGTCATCCTTCGCCCAGCCTTTCACCGGATATTTCAGGGCGATCCTGCGGCCCGTGTCAAAGCTTGAAATCCCCGACGGCTATTTCCCGGCGAAAGGATCGTTCACCGGATGGATTGTGGACGTGTGCGACAAGTATGTGTTCGCCGGGCTTTTCTCCGCCGTGGGTTGGACAATCGCAAAGCTCCAGAAGGTGAAGACCTTCCGGGCCAACGTTTACATTTTTTACACCACCGGCGCGATCATCGCGCTTTTCGCCATCACCTTCGGGTTCACAAGATGA
- a CDS encoding NADH-quinone oxidoreductase subunit C has product MELVKIKNGGVLAQRSVPSLGDGDFRSELVRLVNSGGTVCSMFASPSGGPTIIYAVIAFHESSEFCIFSTVVGDEYESLTPAIPQVHMFEREMAEQYGVIPKGHPWLKPVRFQTAHNSSGAKTSQIGVTGFFSVEGEDIHEVAVGPVHAGVIEPGHFRFQCHGEKVFNLEISLGYQHRGIEKALIGGPHKLTMAMMETAAGDATIGHGTAYCQAVEALSGTETPIRAQYIRALALELERLANHAGDLGMLAQDVGYLPASSFCGRLRGEFLNLSQEICGNRFGRCLLTPGGVRFDVSVEMAQILVHRLEKAGTDLRSASGLLWSKPSVIARFENTGTITKEDCANLGIVGVAARACGVARDVRQDFPAGAYKTTHTQAATWDSGDVMGRARVRRMEVDDSLELARRLLIEMPPGPVKTEVGGMAPGMICVSATEGWRGEIVHVALTGDDGGFTRYKIVDPSFHNWTGLALALRGQEISDFPLCNKSFNLSYCGFDL; this is encoded by the coding sequence ATGGAGCTTGTGAAAATAAAAAACGGCGGCGTGTTGGCGCAAAGATCGGTCCCGTCGTTGGGCGACGGTGATTTCCGGAGCGAGCTTGTCCGCCTTGTGAACTCCGGCGGTACGGTCTGCTCCATGTTCGCCTCCCCTTCCGGCGGTCCAACAATAATCTACGCGGTGATAGCGTTCCACGAATCATCGGAGTTTTGCATATTCTCCACCGTGGTTGGCGACGAATACGAATCGCTGACGCCTGCCATTCCGCAGGTCCATATGTTCGAGCGGGAGATGGCGGAGCAATACGGCGTTATTCCAAAAGGCCACCCGTGGCTCAAGCCTGTCCGGTTCCAGACGGCGCACAACTCTTCCGGCGCCAAGACCTCACAGATCGGCGTCACCGGCTTTTTCAGCGTGGAGGGGGAAGATATCCACGAAGTGGCCGTGGGGCCGGTTCACGCGGGGGTGATAGAGCCGGGGCATTTCCGGTTCCAGTGCCACGGCGAAAAGGTGTTCAACCTGGAGATATCGTTGGGCTACCAGCATCGCGGGATAGAAAAAGCGCTCATCGGCGGGCCGCACAAATTGACCATGGCGATGATGGAGACCGCCGCCGGAGACGCCACCATCGGCCACGGCACGGCGTATTGCCAGGCTGTGGAGGCGCTGTCCGGGACCGAGACGCCCATACGCGCCCAATATATACGGGCGCTGGCGCTTGAATTGGAACGGCTGGCAAACCACGCCGGCGACCTTGGGATGCTCGCCCAGGACGTGGGCTATCTGCCCGCATCTTCGTTCTGCGGCAGGCTGCGTGGTGAATTCCTGAACTTATCGCAGGAAATTTGCGGAAACAGGTTCGGCAGATGTCTGCTGACTCCTGGCGGAGTGCGGTTTGACGTGTCCGTCGAAATGGCGCAAATCCTTGTCCACAGGCTGGAAAAGGCCGGGACTGACCTGCGTTCGGCCAGCGGCCTGCTTTGGAGCAAGCCCTCCGTCATCGCCAGGTTTGAGAACACCGGGACGATAACAAAAGAAGACTGCGCAAACCTTGGCATCGTGGGCGTCGCCGCCAGGGCCTGCGGCGTTGCGCGTGATGTGCGGCAGGATTTCCCGGCGGGGGCATACAAAACGACGCATACGCAGGCCGCCACGTGGGATTCTGGCGACGTGATGGGCCGCGCAAGGGTCCGCCGCATGGAGGTGGACGATTCGCTGGAGCTTGCCAGACGGCTTTTGATCGAAATGCCGCCCGGGCCAGTGAAAACGGAGGTTGGCGGGATGGCGCCGGGCATGATTTGCGTTTCCGCAACCGAGGGGTGGCGCGGCGAAATCGTGCACGTGGCATTGACCGGGGACGACGGCGGATTCACCCGGTACAAAATTGTGGACCCGTCGTTCCATAACTGGACGGGGCTTGCGCTGGCGTTGCGTGGGCAGGAGATTTCCGATTTTCCGCTGTGCAACAAGAGTTTCAACCTGTCGTATTGCGGATTTGATTTGTAA
- the fabZ gene encoding 3-hydroxyacyl-ACP dehydratase FabZ gives MTNSIVDIASAIPHRPPFLFVDRVVEMDDKRIVAEKYLSPDLDFFKGHYPHFPVMPGALTMESVIQAGAILLSMAAGAGDVSKGTPVLVRVRDAKFKKMIRPGDTITLEAELVERVANAFMMKGTAKVAGETAVSVQFTCAMAEVG, from the coding sequence ATGACCAACTCCATCGTCGATATCGCATCGGCCATTCCGCACAGGCCGCCCTTCCTTTTTGTGGACAGGGTGGTGGAAATGGACGATAAAAGGATCGTGGCGGAGAAGTACCTTTCACCGGACCTGGATTTTTTCAAGGGGCACTATCCGCATTTTCCCGTGATGCCGGGGGCGCTGACGATGGAAAGCGTGATCCAGGCGGGCGCCATACTGCTTTCTATGGCGGCGGGGGCCGGTGATGTTTCCAAAGGGACGCCTGTGCTTGTGCGGGTGCGGGACGCGAAATTCAAGAAAATGATCCGCCCGGGGGACACCATCACCCTGGAGGCGGAGCTTGTGGAGCGGGTGGCAAACGCCTTTATGATGAAGGGGACGGCGAAGGTGGCGGGGGAGACCGCCGTCAGCGTGCAGTTCACCTGCGCAATGGCGGAGGTGGGATGA
- a CDS encoding NADH dehydrogenase FAD-containing subunit → MTLTVILAPAIAGLISFFIAADWPRRGLLVAASGAHIVIVAGAWIVAEPAGKYIGLDSIGLFFLTITSALFFAAAIYGVGYLDREDKSHRRDFEEDHHFANQPERWFTGSMLLFLAAMSLVAASQHVGLLWIGVEATTLSSAPMIYFHRHHRSLEAMWKYLLICSVGIALALLGTFFIASASVMADGESASLTLSELAARASGYNPAWLKVAFIFLFVGYGTKMGLAPFHTWLPDAHGESPSVVSALLSGALLNCAFVGILRGYQILLGAGLGDFAREIFTGFGLVSMLVAAIFIINQKDFKRMLAYSSVEHMGIMSLAVGIGGAGAFGAALHAVSHSLVKASLFMLAGNILTVYKTKNVPSVTGAIRALPVSGALWMAGIMAITGAPPFGTFVSEFTILKAALGAEKWIVAAIYLVLLAVIFVGMASAAASMSYGAPSPSGSTAGHAEPKVSYMPPMALLAAALVIGVYIPGPLLAALNNVARTLGGGL, encoded by the coding sequence GTGACGCTTACAGTCATACTGGCCCCCGCCATCGCCGGGCTGATAAGCTTCTTTATCGCGGCGGACTGGCCACGGCGGGGCCTTCTGGTGGCCGCATCCGGGGCTCATATCGTGATAGTGGCCGGGGCGTGGATCGTCGCCGAACCGGCCGGCAAATACATCGGGCTGGATTCCATCGGCCTATTCTTCCTCACCATAACAAGCGCCCTATTCTTCGCGGCGGCGATTTACGGCGTGGGCTACCTCGACCGGGAGGACAAATCCCACCGGCGCGATTTTGAGGAGGACCACCATTTCGCCAACCAGCCGGAGCGGTGGTTCACAGGCTCCATGCTTCTGTTCCTTGCGGCGATGAGCCTTGTGGCGGCGTCGCAGCATGTGGGGCTTTTGTGGATCGGCGTGGAGGCCACCACCCTTTCGTCCGCCCCGATGATATATTTCCACCGTCATCACAGGTCGCTGGAGGCGATGTGGAAATACCTGCTGATCTGTTCGGTGGGCATCGCGCTGGCCCTGCTGGGGACGTTCTTTATCGCCAGCGCATCGGTGATGGCGGACGGCGAATCGGCCTCTCTGACATTATCGGAACTTGCGGCGCGGGCTTCGGGATATAATCCGGCGTGGCTGAAGGTTGCGTTCATATTCCTTTTCGTCGGCTATGGGACGAAGATGGGCCTTGCCCCGTTCCACACATGGCTGCCCGACGCGCATGGCGAGTCACCTTCGGTGGTGTCCGCCCTTCTGTCCGGAGCGTTGCTCAATTGCGCGTTCGTTGGGATATTGCGGGGCTATCAGATATTGCTCGGCGCCGGCCTGGGCGATTTTGCACGGGAGATTTTCACCGGGTTCGGCCTTGTGTCCATGCTGGTGGCGGCCATATTCATCATCAACCAGAAAGACTTCAAGCGGATGCTCGCCTATTCGTCGGTGGAGCACATGGGCATCATGTCGCTGGCGGTGGGGATCGGCGGGGCGGGGGCTTTCGGGGCGGCGCTGCACGCGGTGTCGCACTCGTTGGTGAAGGCGTCGCTTTTCATGCTGGCGGGGAACATACTTACGGTGTACAAAACGAAAAATGTCCCGTCGGTGACGGGGGCGATACGCGCCCTGCCGGTGTCGGGGGCTTTGTGGATGGCCGGAATCATGGCGATCACCGGAGCGCCCCCTTTCGGCACGTTCGTCAGCGAATTTACGATATTAAAGGCTGCGCTTGGGGCTGAAAAGTGGATCGTGGCGGCCATATACCTTGTGTTGCTGGCGGTGATATTCGTCGGCATGGCCTCCGCCGCGGCCAGCATGTCTTACGGAGCCCCATCCCCTTCCGGCTCCACGGCCGGCCACGCCGAACCGAAAGTATCATACATGCCGCCGATGGCGCTGCTGGCGGCGGCGCTGGTGATCGGCGTATATATCCCCGGCCCGCTTCTGGCGGCGCTTAACAACGTGGCGCGCACGCTGGGGGGAGGTCTTTAG